GGGTTGCTAATCCGGAATACGTACACTTTCGTGCCTTTGTCTCCATCAGCAGTTCTGACTTCAAGCAGCAGAATAGAAGCCTAGAAAATTATCTCTTTACCATTAGTAACACTTTGGAAAGAtatttatattcaaaacattACCTGTTGCAAGCTGTTAAAATCCTGACTACAAATAACTATAACTAGATAAGTTCTCCATACAATGTTCTAAAACAGTTATAGTTTAGAAAATagtttagacttttaaaaatacacctatAATCTGATTCTGATCCCATGTTACTAAAAAgggcttcattctttttaagttttgttgactccaaaacatttttattttcttagaaagtATAAATTACAACTGGAAACATATTACTTGAAATATATTACTTCTACCAGTTATGTTGCACACAGAAGAAAAGTGGTGTACAAAGAGATGTGTTAGTCTCTTGGTTAAAGTTTCAGTATTTGCTTTTCAAACTTCAAAATATCTTAAAGAAGCCCAAACAGTACATAATAAGATTCAGAGGCACACTGAGTTTTAGAAATGTGGTAATTTGCTATACAAGTAGTATAGCATcacaatttaggaaaaaataataaaattctaagACATTTCCTATGCTGAAGATCATGCCCAATTGATAGTGTCATTCTTTCTGACACTAGCTCTGATAAGACTTCCTTTGGAATACTTTTTCACCATAATCTAGAGAGGATGTGTTGAACTGCACCCTTAAGAATGCAGACAGGACTGGCATATAGCAGTACTGCTGTAGGAAAGAAATTAAGGACAGTTAGTATGGGCCTGTGAATTCTGACATACATGTTTAAATCAATTACAATTATGcaagtaaaaaaagaatatccctACTAATTCATGCAGGCTGAAAGTCTAATTTGTAAACCTGCAGCAGAATCTAATTCTAAGAAACAGGCACCTAATTctgcttttgaaactcactcaCCTGAGGAAAGCTTCCATCAGGCTCACTATGCCCCTTGTGCTGACCTGCACACTAAAATTAGCAAAACAGACTCCAACTATTAAAAATACCAAAGTCtttttgtatatatacttttcttttaactttaagTATGCTTAGAGCAAAGTAGGTGCATTTACTAAACTACATTTAGAGCAATACAGGGGGGAGCTCTAATGTGAGAAACAGTTTCTCAAAAGTAACAAGCCTAAAAGTCTAGGATTTGGAATGAAAACTTTCAATAGTTTGAAAGTATTTTGAGCAGAAAAACACATTTGTTCAAAGTATAGAAAGCGTAcccaaaacaaaagtaaaagaaaaacctttaacCCTTTGCGTTTCTATGGCATTGGCTCATTATTTTCTTGTCCTTCTACCTGGAAAGAAAACTTGCattataaagatgaagaaaatggcaTCTGTGACTTCAACCAAATCTATACAAATCTATAATAAGggggattttaaaaaagaaaagcaaattcatAAGCAtgccaaaaaaaatcaaagggctAAAGACAACTTAAGACAAATAAATTCCTGAAAACTTATAGAAAAGTGGGAAAGAATTACCATCTGCAAAAGGATCAAGACGCTCTGGGGATATTATCATGGTCCGCCTGTGCTTTTTGTATTCATCTTCCCGGTCAGCAATCTTTGGAGGTCGGTGCTCAGCAAATGGATCATACTGAAAAGAGGTATGTCTCATTTAATACCCACTTTATTAAATACCAAAAAGAGTATCATAAACAAAACccagaatgttatatataaaacatgtaaaaatgttaaataaatgccTACTAATAAAAGAAGTATGTTTTATGGATGTTAACGTGAAAAAATGACATATGGAAATGAGACAATAAACATGTCCACATCTGCATAGTTCTTCATGAAATGATTACCTTCATAAAACAAGCTAGGTACTATTTCTAATCCTCCCAAATCAACTCAAGACATTCTAGTAACTTGTTTCTAAAATACGTGGGTTTCCATGGGAATTGAGACATTGTTTTCCTTATGAATAaactctgattttaattttaaacagaggaagaagaaaaagaaaagaatcacctGTTCTGTTGATTGTGGTATATCATTAAGCAGTGCCACAGGGGCATGATATCCTGGCTTCTTCTGACCAAGCAAACTTGTAGATGATGAGTAGTCATCGTCATCCTGCAATGAAATGCCCCCCGGAAAACCACAAAAATGTCAgaacttaaaaatgagaaagaacatgCAAATTCAACATGGCATCGAAACACTTactgacaggggcacctgggtggctcaatcagttgagtgtctgaatcttggtttcggcttgggtcacggtctcatggttcatggcttcaagccctacatctggctaTGCACTGAAGGCggggagcctgctcgggattctccctctctctctgcccctccccctctccttgcgAGTGTGAGCAGTCACTTTCTctcaatgttaaaaaacaaaacaaaaaaacaaaaaaaaaacccaacttacTGATAAAGTGATGTCTAAACCTTTGTTCATAAAACTTGTAAATACTTAGGTCTTCTTTCAACTCTTAaacctattttaaagaaattttttactcttttaaaaagagtaaCTGTGGAAGTTAACT
The window above is part of the Prionailurus bengalensis isolate Pbe53 chromosome C1, Fcat_Pben_1.1_paternal_pri, whole genome shotgun sequence genome. Proteins encoded here:
- the SF3B1 gene encoding splicing factor 3B subunit 1 isoform X4 produces the protein MAKIAKTHEDIEAQIREIQGKKAALDEAQGVGLDSTGYYDQEIYGGSDSRFAGYVTSIAATELEDDDDDYSSSTSLLGQKKPGYHAPVALLNDIPQSTEQYDPFAEHRPPKIADREDEYKKHRRTMIISPERLDPFADGFYSAA